A genomic segment from Colletotrichum higginsianum IMI 349063 chromosome 5, whole genome shotgun sequence encodes:
- a CDS encoding RhoGAP domain-containing protein: protein MAAVVEDYLESPMDQDDVFPCKGCGEILEEGKAFELAGNRWHLNCFRCNTCGTLLDSDANLLLLGDGSLICNNCTYSCSACNNKIEDLAILTGDQAFCATCFRCRNCKRKIENLRYARTSQGIFCMSCHESLMARRRKKSKAAAQAKSKEKDGSPMITDKSLPALPPNAIPPNAFHDTRVDPDSDKETPTELSPRPRPAYSRNDSSSKNGGRPSRSPERVSESKDNGLGLPSSNYRNNRNSTMYAPSGSNNNVDTNGGGDDGFFIPVALDHTPASNATPRSTSENTSNASKKQDKEYFSLPRASTDRKGDSQSSTPHIAFQEKGRQPSSDYESGPVKLPLRKTSKSSRNDNRSSVMNDEKTQKVTSGKLSPAIDEFKLQDAPKSKKLISPRSASHSAAMTPDSGSAKSSEGVLRKDNEPFPSLPSSDSPPRRGSGTARSSQDSRQREEGEVRPSMDSISSSRTDTTAGKSIPRKELPSTRSVNGKPGGSLSRSATHDETSSPGLSAARPNMTEHKLSDTYMQPRAPPQPPGVSANTPKPPAKDAKDQTNVNEEGKVSPKLPRWSAGGDFSMDEDMARILGTDEGSSSILRRVSNAVRHGRTNSTEGGHPQLPQHPHRVTGHTRSISETTRGTASPRWPKTPIAEDPNGHEISSPISLHSSDDPAFLKRQLRSSENRVAELERQFTTEKDLKRLNKTLIEKRKTVSVLDTQTEIMIRQLEVLAGYVERAKETKTPVDPRDLEDSAIKEFVQKLDKVKQAMSAAIEQLHAERDDLVDEKNQAIADRDRALLEFEQLSSKNAQLADMNNDLTHQIQERFKSQIGGDLKSPNGLGIYSQSKVFSSSQLNLVDSASMTTTLVHETDEPVVEARPTVVDIRKGQVKKFNWKKGSKGLAQNVAKGVNRAVVAFQQERERGPHQGLTGDNIGLPYNMTVSQVEAPVAPAPATAQKGAQQAADRQGFGFFKKGNNQKSMSTTNVSTPTIAEAPTILFGSDLTERADYERRTIPSVVTRCIEEVELRGMDIEGIYRKTGGNSQVKMIQEGFDKSEDYDISDPGLDITAVTSVLKQYFRKLPMPLLTYEVYDRVLESNALADQTERCDHLRKVFSTMPQRHRDCLEFLMFHLARVAQREPENLMSPKNLAVVFAPTIMRDTSLEREMTDMHAKNLAVQFVIENSHTIFTD, encoded by the exons atggccgccgtcgtaGAGGATTACTTGGAAAGTCCCATGGATCAGGACGACGTCTTCCCTTGCAAAGGCTGTGGAGAG ATCCTGGAAGAGGGCAAAGCGTTCGAACTTG CCGGAAATCGATGGCATCTGAACTGCTTCCGCTGCAACACTTGCGGCACCCTCCTCGACTCCGATGCGAACCTGttgctcctcggcgatggctcGCTTATCTGCAACAACTGCACTTATAGCTGCAGTGCCTGCAACAACAAGATTGAAGACCTCGCTATCCTTACTGGCGACCAGGCCTTCTGCGCAACATGTTTCCGCTGTCGCAACTGCAAGCGTAAGATCGAGAACTTGCGATACGCGCGGACGTCACAAGGCATCTTCTGCATGAGCTGTCATGAGTCGCTTATGGCACGGCGGAGGAAAAAATCAAAGGCGGCAGCCCAGGCCAAgtcgaaggagaaggacggaTCTCCTATGATCACGGACAAATCGCTACCCGCTCTTCCACCCAACGCCATACCCCCAAATGCCTTTCACGATACTAGGGTTGACCCCGACTCCGACAAGGAGACACCGACTGAGTTGTCTCCCAGACCGCGTCCCGCCTACAGTAGGAACGACTCGTCGTCCAAGAACGGCGGCCGACCTTCGCGCTCCCCTGAGCGTGTTTCTGAGTCGAAGGACAATGGTTTGGGTTTGCCCTCGTCGAACTACCGCAATAACCGTAATTCGACTATGTACGCCCCGAGTGGCAGCAATAATAACGTCGATACCAacggcggtggtgacgacggcTTTTTCATCCCCGTTGCCCTGGATCATACGCCGGCTTCAAACGCAACCCCACGTTCAACCTCGGAGAACACGTCGAACGCGTCCAAGAAGCAAGACAAAGAGTACTTCAGCCTCCCTCGGGCCAGCACGGACAGGAAGGGCGACTCCCAATCCTCGACGCCCCATATTGCGTTCCAAGAAAAGGGTCGACAACCTTCGTCCGACTACGAGTCTGGGCCTGTCAAGCTGCCTCTGCGCAAGACGTCTAAATCGTCGAGAAACGACAACCGGTCGTCAGTCATGAACGACGAGAAGACGCAGAAAGTAACCTCTGGCAAACTCTCGCCCGCAATTGATGAATTTAAGCTGCAGGACGCGCCGAAGAGCAAAAAGCTCATCAGCCCGAGGAGCGCCTCTcactcggccgccatgaccCCTGATAGTGGCAGCGCCAAGAGCAGCGAAGGTGTTCTGCGCAAAGATAATGAGCCATTCCCGAGCTTGCCTTCGTCCGATTCGCCTCCCCGCAGGGGCAGTGGTACAGCTCGATCGTCCCAGGATTCGAGACAGCGCGAAGAGGGCGAAGTGCGTCCCTCAATGGACTCCATCTCTTCCTCGCGAACAGACACGACGGCTGGCAAGTCAATCCCCCGAAAGGAGCTGCCATCCACACGCAGTG TGAACGGCAAGCCTGGAGGCTCTTTGAGTCGATCCGCTACGCACGATGAGACAAGCTCACCGGGACTCTCCGCTGCGCGCCCAAACATGACTGAGCACAAACTGAGCGATACTTACATGCAGCCTCGAGCACCTCCGCAACCGCCCGGCGTGTCCGCGAATACTCCCAAACCTCCCGCAAAGGACGCAAAGGACCAGACGAACGTCAATGAGGAAGGGAAGGTCTCACCGAAGCTACCCAGATGGAGCGCGGGTGGCGATTTCAGTATGGATGAGGACATGGCCAGGATCCTCGGCACTGACGAAGGTTCATCATCCATCCTTCGCCGTGTGTCAAATGCTGTTCGTCACGGACGCACCAACAGCACTGAAGGCGGCCATCCTCAGCTTCCCCAGCATCCTCACAGAGTGACTGGCCATACGCGCAGTATTAGCGAAACCACACGCGGCACAGCCTCACCTCGTTGGCCCAAGACGCCCATCGCCGAGGATCCCAACGGGCACGAGATCAGTAGCCCCATTTCCCTCCACTCGAGCGACGACCCAGCGTTTCTCAAGCGGCAGCTGCGTAGCTCAGAGAATCGTGTAGCGGAACTAGAGAGACAGTTCACCACGGAGAAGGACCTGAAGCGGCTGAACAAGACGCTTATTGAGAAGCGCAAGACAGTCTCGGTACTGGACACACAGACTGAGATTATGATTCGTCAGCTCGAGGTCTTAGCCGGATACGTCGAACGCGCGAAGGAGACAAAGACGCCTGTCGACCCGCGCGACCTGGAAGATTCCGCCATCAAGGAGTTTGTGCAGAAGCTTGACAAGGTCAAGCAGGCGATGAGCGCAGCGATCGAGCAACTCCACGCCGAGCGCGACGACCTGGTTGACGAGAAGAACCAAGCGATCGCTGACAGGGACCGCGCCCTCTTGGAGTTTGAGCAGCTCTCGTCCAAAAACGCACAGCTCGCCGACATGAACAACGACCTGACCCATCAGATCCAGGAGCGGTTCAAATCCCAGATTGGCGGTGACCTCAAGTCGCCGAACGGGCTAGGCATCTACAGCCAGAGTAAGGTTTTCTCGTCGTCCCAGCTGAACCTGGTTGATTCCGCCAGCATGACGACGACTCTCGTTCATGAGACGGATGAGCCGGTGGTTGAGGCCAGGCCGACCGTGGTTGACATTAGGAAGGGCCAAGTTAAGAAGTTCAATTGGAAGAAGGGCTCAAAGGGCTTGGCGCAGAACGTGGCCAAGGGTGTCAACCGTGCTGTCGTCGCATTCCAGCAGGAGCGCGAGCGCGGCCCACACCAGGGCTTGACTGGCGACAACATCGGCCTGCCGTACAACATGACCGTTTCTCAAGTGGAAGCGCCTGTTGCCCCGGCCCCTGCGACTGCGCAGAAGGGCGCTCAGCAAGCAGCTGATCGCCAGGGCTTCGGATTCTTCAAGAAGGGCAACAACCAGAAGTCCATGTCCACGACCAACGTTTCAACGCCCACCATCGCAGAGGCGCCCACTATCTTGTTTGGCTCCGATCTAACCGAGAGAGCCGACTACGAGCGCCGCACCATTCCCAGCGTAGTGACGCGTTGCATTGAAGAGGTCGAGCTCCGTGGTATGGATATTGAGGGCATCTACCGAAAGACAGGCGGCAATTCGCAGGTGAAGATGATACAGGAAGGATTCGACAAGAGCGAGGATTACGACATTTCAGACCCAGGCCTTGACATCACCGCGGTGACGAGCGTGCTCAAGCAATACTTCAGAAAGCTCCCGATGCCCCTGCTGACATATGAGGTGTACGACAGAGTTTTGGAGTCCAATG CTCTCGCCGACCAGACCGAACGGTGCGACCATCTTCGCAAGGTGTTTAGCACGATGCCCCAGCGACACCGTGATTGCCTCGAGTTTCTTATGTTCCATCTTGCGCGGGTGGCACAGCGAGAGCCTGAGAACTTG ATGTCGCCCAAGAACTTGGCGGTTGTTTTCGCTCCGACCATCATGCGTGACACCAGCCTGGAGCGAGAGATGACCGACATGCACGCCAAGAACCTGGCTGTGCAGTTCGTTATCGAAAACAGTCATACCATCTTTACCGACTGA
- a CDS encoding Thioesterase superfamily protein, whose translation MKSANPDMQHFLGIPWCAALLSESGIVRDTAPSRFPKPSTEDQLFSTTLHTEETIAAYLAFYKRPSSPASSSFSSSSSSSSSSSATIPGSSGGGNLIRELRALLTLRSGVNGYPNVSHGGIVATVLDETIGMIFLINKAEGLIPEEAYMTAYLNVTYVRPVATPQTVLCVVEVVSVKGRKWLIEGRIEDEEGRVLAKAESLFVRLKEKL comes from the coding sequence ATGAAGTCGGCCAACCCAGACATGCAAcacttcctcggcatcccgTGGTGCGCGGCGCTCCTCAGCGAGTCGGGCATTGTCCGCgacacggcgccgtcgcggtTCCCGAAGCCAAGCACTGAGGACCAGCTCTTTTCGACGACGCTACACACAGAGGAGACGATAGCCGCGTATCTGGCTTTCTACAAGCGACCTTCTTccccggcctcctcctccttctcctcctcctcatcgtcttcatcgtcttcatcagCAACGATACCAGGtagcagcggcggcggcaacctgATCCGCGAGCTCAGAGCCCTCTTGACCCTCCGCTCCGGCGTCAACGGGTATCCCAACGTGTCGCACGGGGGCATCGTCGCGACGGTGCTCGACGAGACCATCGGCATGATCTTTCTCATCAACAAGGCCGAGGGGCTCATCCCGGAGGAGGCCTACATGACGGCATACCTCAACGTGACGTACGTGCGTCCCGTGGCGACGCCGCAAACGGTGTtgtgcgtcgtcgaggtcgtgaGTGTGAAGGGCAGGAAATGGTTGATCGAGGGGAGGAtcgaggatgaagaaggaagggTGCTGGCAAAGGCTGAGAGTCTCTTCGTCAGACTGAAAGAGAAGCTGTGA
- a CDS encoding Major facilitator superfamily transporter: protein MTLLSAMAEYSRVHAPSRSTGAGESSPSFAQTTAEFSLENDLDLDFNVDDAEDGLHLHGAGLGGGQAYEMKSLKKLPARDEEGEGGDGVPSLRRRTSTSTVASFQLYTPDEERSVVRKHDRKLVLFVALLFMLGFLDRSNIGNARISGMEQDLQTNPPWDGWYEWTLTAFYISYIFFEWMSLLWKLIPAHIYVSMIVLSWGVTASLQSVSVSYPMLIFLRVLLGIGEAGFTGIPFYLSFFFKREELAFRTAIFISAAPLATTFASSLAWLITKFAENSPIAPWRLLFLVEGFPSVIAAVAAWHIVPDSPETARYLTAREQKVARLRLRREKPRKKRGRESSRDLQGREVVAVLRDPMALLTAAMFFLTNMAYSSLPVFLPKILREMGHSRLESQGLSAPPYFLAFLVVLLTAHVSDRTQNRSVPIVLHALASAGGYAALAFAKPLGLSPLMRYLAVYPAAVGFFNVVTLTVAWNINNQASESRQGGGFALMQIIGQCGPLVGTRLYPDRDAPFYAPGMQACACAMLAVAVLAVFLRYYLVYLNRKTGAAPAGSGDAEEEEVGLVAPGGRAAMVSESFRYML from the exons ATGACTCTCCTctccgccatggccgaaTATTCGAGAGTTCACGCTCCAAGCCGCTCAACCGGCGCAGGCGAGTCATCACCGTCGTTTGCGCAAACCACGGCCGAGTTCAGTCTTGAAAAtgacctcgaccttgacTTCAACGTCGATGACGCAGAGGATGGTCTGCACTTGCACGGGGCggggcttggcggcggccaggcctATGAGATGAAGAGCTTGAAGAAGTTGCCTGCAAGAGATGAGGAAGGCGAggggggcgacggcgtgccCTCGCTGCGGAGGCGGACGAGCACGAGCACCGTTGCGAGCTTCCAGCTGTACACGCCCGACGAGGAGAGATCCGTTGTTCGCAAGCATGACCGCAAGCTGGTGCTTTTCGTAGCGCTGCTCTTCATGCTCGGCTTCCTGGATCGGTCGA ATATTGGCAACGCGCGCATTTCCGGAATGGAACAAGATCTCCAGACGAACCCCCCGTGGGACGGGTGGTACGAGTGGACATTGACAGCTTTTTACATCTCGTATATCTTTTTCGAGTGGATGTCGCTGCTGTGGAAGCTCATTCCAGCCCACATATACGTCTCCATGATCGTGCTGTCGTGGGGCGTAACCGCCTCACTGCAGTCCGTCTCCGTTTCGTACCCTATGCTCATCTTCCTGCGGGTATTGCTGGGTATCGGAGAGGCGGGGTTCACGGGGATACCATTCTACCTATCCTTTTTTTTCAAGAGGGAAGAATTGGCATTCCGTACAGCCATCTTTATTTCTG CCGCACCATTGGCAACAACGTTCGCGTCGTCATTGGCCTGGCTGATTACCAAATTTGCAGAGAATAGCCCCATCGCCCCTTGGCGTCTGCTCTTTTTGGTGGAGGGCTTCCCATCGGTTATTGCAGCCGTAGCTGCATGGCACATTGTCCCTGATAGTCCAGAGACGGCGCGGTATCTCACAGCGCGGGAGCAGAAAGTCGCTCGCCTCCGCCTGCGACGTGAGAAACCGCGCAAAAAGCGCGGACGGGAGAGCTCTCGTGATCTTcaagggagggaggtggTCGCCGTTCTGCGTGACCCGATGGCATTACTGACCGCTGCCATGTTCTTCCTCACCAACATGGCGTATTCCTCACTACCAGTGTTCCTCCCAAAGATTCTTAGGGAGATGGGTCACTCCCGTCTGGAATCACAAGGGCTCAGCGCACCGCCCTACTTTCTGGCTTTCCTCGTCGTTCTACTGACTGCCCATGTGTCGGATCGGACGCAGAACCGATCTGTCCCCATTGTGTTACACGCTCTCGCGTCAGCCGGCGGATATGCGGCGCTTGCATTTGCAAAGCCACTAGGTCTCTCACCGCTGATGCGTTACCTGGCCGTGTATCCCGCCGCCGTGGGCTTCTTCAACGTCGTTACGCTTACGGTGGCGTGgaacatcaacaaccaaGCATCGGAGAGCAGGCAGGGTGGCGGGTTTGCCTTGATGCAGATCATTGGACAATGCGGACCGCTCGTGGGCACGAGGTTGTACCCGGATAGGGATGCGCCTTTCTACGCGCCGGGCATGCAGGCCTGCGCCTGCGCAATGCTCGCTGTGGCCGTCTTGGCTGTATTCTTGAGGTATTACCTCGTGTACCTAAATCGGAAGACAGGCGCCGCTCCAGCGGGTAGTGgagatgccgaggaggaggaggtagGATTAGTTGCACCGGGAGGCCGCGCGGCGATGGTCAGCGAGAGTTTTAGATATATGCTCTAG